The Lycium barbarum isolate Lr01 chromosome 11, ASM1917538v2, whole genome shotgun sequence genome contains the following window.
GAAAATAATTCCATCACTCAAATGACAAGTGAATCAACAAATTGTAGGTTTGTGACAAGAGAATCAACAACTAGAAGTTGATAACAGGTGCAGATGCGGATCCAGAATTTAAATTTTAGGGGTTCAATCTTTAGATTTTTTGTATTGaatccattatatttttaaagttatgggttcatatctactactTATTAACATTTTAATAactttttacatataaatttatgtTTCGCGTCGAAAGTTAAGGGTTCAATTGAACTCCCATTTCATATGCTAGATACGCCACTGATTACAGGTGCATCAATAAATTGAAAATTTATGACGAAGACATTAACAATTGAAAATTGTATCAACTACCGAAGAGAAGTACTTTATGatatcatgccaaaatgaaaattaatgacaaatacattaaaaattgaaaattatatCAACCACCGAAGAGAAGTGCTTTATGATATCAAGTTTAATTTGAAATGCATTTGGAGAGATCGGGTGcccccgttttttttttttttttttttttttaaatgagtcATATAGAACTTTGAAGTATTCGTCAACAAGAAATCGTTTCGTAAATGTGTTTCTACAGTGGAAAGGAAAAAAACAAagataccaaaagaagaaaactTCCCCGTTTTGTTCAAAAGAGATTAATCAGGTGATAGTTAGCAATAACACGTTGACCAAATTAATCCACTGAATTTATGGTTTGTGGTTAGGTCCGATTAAGCGAGTTAATTAATGTCCCAACTACGTGATGCTACCTTATAGTAAATGTGTTTCGAATCTCACATAACAATTTCATGAGTACAGTTGCTCACTCTAAATTAATTTCTTTAAAGACAATACCACTAAAATGAGGATGGGAACAAACCAAATAAATTGCCTGGTTCTTCCTCCAATATTTGAAGGCCTATAAATGCATGCTCATTTATTCACCAACCCCTATAACAATTAAAGAAATTACAGCTAACCTACCTTGCCCCTTTCTGTTTTTTTTCCCCCTCATAATAATACCCTTTCCCATTGCCCCCTACCAACAGCCTATAGAGCGCACACACTCACAAAAAACCTTCAAATTTTATCACAAGAAATCAAGAATCCTTTGTGTAAGCTAAGTAATGATGAAAACTCTACTTGTTGCTCTTTTTCTCCTCCATCTCTCCCACTTCACCGGTGCGAATAAACCAATAAGcacatcatcttcttcttccagTGACATTGTCCGCACATCTTGCGTGCACGCCAGCTATCCCACAGTTTGCATCAGAACTCTCTCCAGTGCCGGCTCTAAAGGTTAGAAAATAAGGCAGTGCCGTAGGCTCCCAAATTTGAGGGACCCCATTTTCTTTTAGCAATAATATATAGGATCAtaggttttcttaaaaaaatattaagtacTTATTTATAGGAGAAGTAAACTTTTGCATTTCAAAAATAAGTTTTTAAGAAATATATTACTAACAACTTTGTATATAGACTTTAAGGCTTGTGATTAAACTTTAACTTTAGGCCATTAATATTATTGAGCCGCCTCTGACTGATCTCTCTTCCTACTCAGCCATCAACACTCCCCAGGATTTAGCTCAAGCCGCCGTGAAAGTCAGCCTTTCTCGGGCCCACAAAGCGTCGGGTTTCCTTTCCCAGCTGAAAGTGGAAAGCAAGAGAGAAAAAGGAGCACTGAGTGATTGCATCGAACAGATGGGAGACTCCATGGACGAGCTTAGCAAAACTCTATCAGAACTGAAGCATCTACGTAAAGGGAATGCATTCAAGTGGCAAATGAGTAATTTGGAGACGTGGGTTAGTGCTGCTTTGACTAATGAAGACACTTGTCTTGATGGGTTTAAGGAAATTGATGGCAAGGTTAGGTCTGATGTGAAACGCAAGGTTACAAATGTTGCTAGAGTTACGAGTAATGCACTCTACCTCGTCAACCAACTTGATCATTAATTCCGTTGATTAATACTGTATTTTATAAGTTAAACAAGTATTAATGGTGCAATTGTAATGTAAGATTGTCTAAATTCCAGTTTGGTCCTATTCTTGTGGCTGATTTTACTAGACAATTTGTCTCATTCTTGGCACGACTTACGATACATAGcaccaattattattattttaatttattttatttttttggggatATTTCTTGCTTAATCATGTTGGATCTATCGGATATCGACCCAATTTTTGACCTGTTCTAGGATGGGATGGGCAGGTTTAATGAGGAGTGGATGAGGTAAATAAGAGACCATTTTGTGGATATATCAGACCTATTGTGTTGGCCGTGTAAATAATTGTTCATAAAGTTTTAAAGAAGGCATATATATTCAGGTAAATGTTTATATTAAGTAGGGGTTAGACTTATTTAGAAGTTAGAAAAGAGAGCCTACAAATGTTAAAGTAGTTCAAATTACACTTAGCTGTAATAAAACTTACATTGATCAAATATTATGCTACTAATTAGTAGAAGTGTGCTAAAATGTGCTTACACGTCCTCAATAAAATACCTGTCGTTTCATTAATCTACATCAAACAAATGAATGAGATATATGTGTCATGCGTATAAGAATTCTGTGATTATGATTAAGTGATCATATAGTACATAATAACTTTATTTTGTGCTTTTAATATTCAAACTTATTTAATTTAGTATAAACACTTGGTTTAGCTAAATATCTAGCTCACTAGAATCACAATCCATGCATGTGACTTCTAGAGTCCCATACCAACACAATAAATGCGTTTCTCTCTGTTCCGATTATTTCGCGAAACTGTCCCAAATGCAACTTTCGTTTCCAATCATATTAAAATTGGCGCTACAAAAAACTACTATCTTTCCACTAAATTttccactaaaaaaaaaaatctaagtagTGGTGTTTTCACATAGAATTTAGGAAGTTTCTCACCGTTTCAATGGGAACCTATTTCTCATCATGTGTTTTCCTAGTGAGCTGATTTGGTGGAATGAGATGGAAAAGTTATGTTTTATAGCATAAATTTCTCACTGAATGTCGACGGAAAAAATCTTTGTTTTTAATAGTGGGGCTTCTGCACGCTAGCATGGTTTCTTCTTTGTTTTGTGGTAAGTTTACTAGTAGTAATACTTAAAAGACGAACCATGGGTTGTTGGTCGAATTAATGTTATGTCATGTGAACTTGGGTGGGAGGTGTTCCCTTTACAACAAAAAAATAAAGACTCTGGAATGTACTCGAACCAAAAATTAAATTCGTCGTGATACCAAACCATGAGATTAAATGGGTGGGATTAGAGGCAGCTAAATTACCCGAGGTGCACAGTTTTGCATTTTAGACCCTACGCCACGATTATAGAAATTTTAAGAATAATCTTATTTTGTTGACGATATTGGTTCCGAGCCAAACGATTTAGATGAACACTCATGCTTTAATTTTGGAACTATTATGCATAAATAGTATTGTCTACATGGAAAGGTAAAGCTTGACACTTGGCATATTAACAGCAGGACATGTGGCAGCTCAGGTAAAGGCATTATTAGTCATTTTGTCAGAACAGGATAAAGGTCTCCAAGTCTAAATCGGAGGAAATCTATTGAGCCGGTATTGCCACGGGATGTCATTGGATCGGGTCATTAAATGAGGAGGATACAGCTTGCAGCCGTTACTCGATCAGAGCAAATCCGATTGAAATGTTACGATTAGGATTGAATGAGCATTTAAGACTCATAATTAGTCTTAATTATCAGGTAATCACAGCCAAAGGGCTGATTCTTGTACTATCAATAGGAGCATATTATTCATGTTAAGGTCATCAGATTTCCAAGGCACAATACAATATTCTTTACAGTTTCTTACTTAAGCAATATATTCAGTTTTCTCTTGCACTCATTTTTTGTCAATACGGTCATCAAGCTTCAACTAGGAACGGGCTGACTCCAATTGAGAGAATCACTCTAGCTTTAGgctctttatttttatttatttatcgtTCTGTTGTTATTATTCGGTTAATATTTATTTTATCACAAATCGATCCATGTATCCTTTAAACCAATAATAAATTTAACTGTACCTTGTTctagggtaaacagtttggcgcccaccgtggggctaaggataatagtggtgatttTTTTAAATCTCACCTGTTTCGTTTAAAGTTTTTCTTGTGACCAGGATTTTATCAAGAATGTTTGGGAGCCAGGATCACAACGATGCTAACAACAACCTGCGAAACAACTTAGGTAACAATGAAAATGCTCCAATCCTTGATCCAGTGACTAGTGAAACCAAGAATGAGCAAATCGTTTGGCCTCAAGGATCCAGAAGGAACAACGTTGAGGATGAAGCAGAGAATGTGGTACGAGTCGCCAGGACTAATTTGGACAGAATATTTGATATGTTGTACAAGCAACAACAAGCGATTACGCAGTTGTAGGAAAAGGATAACGGGACAAATGTGTCAAATAAGGATGTTGAGTCTCGCACCGAAGGTCGAGGTGATAGGAACGGTAAAGGTTCGGAATCAAACGAATCCTCTAAGGTCAAATTGCTCCGGGATCTCAGTAGCCATATGGAAAAGAACGAAAAGAAAGTGGACTAGATTCCTGGAGCACTGCCGATCTTGAAGGGTCCGGATTCCAAGAAATATGTTTAGTTACTATTCCCGCCAAGTGCTGCTCTGAAGTTGATCCCTAAAAGGTTCAAATGCCAGACATTCCAAAATATGATAGGACCACGGATCCACAAGAATGCGTGACGGCATATACGTGAGAAATCAAAGGCAACGACATGCAGCaggatgaaattgagtcggtTATGCCCAAAAAATTCAGTGAAAACACTGGCCAAAGTAGCTATGACTTGGTATCGTCATTTACCTGAACATTCTATTACTCCTTTTGCTATGCTTGCAAGTGTATTCATCACGGCTCATGCCGGGGCAGAAAAGGTGCAAAAAAGGAAGGCCAAGATATTCAGAATAGCCCAGAAGGATGACGAGTTGCTGCGAGAGTTCGTGATAAGATTTTAGAAGAAACGACATCTCTTTCCCGCAGTACCAGATGAATGGGCGGAGGAAACCTTCACTAAAGGCTTGAATCCAAGAAGTTCTAGTGCGTCGCTGAAATTGAAGGAGAACTTGTTGGAGTATCCGGCAGTGACATAAGCAGATATGCATAACCGATATGAATCAAAGATACGGGTAGAAGATGATCAGTCCGAGCTTCCAGCTGGGATTGCAGGAAGATTTAAGGGACGTGGAAAGTTGAAAAGGGTAGCAGATTCGGATTTGAAGGCGTTAAAAGATAGATATCAACCCTATGAAGCTCCAGAGCGGTCAAAATCCCGATCGGATTGAAGGCAAAATAATCGATCCCTCCCATCCCAGAGAAGTGTTGGTGATAGGCGTTATGATCGCAGACCTTCAAGCAGAGGATTGCAAGATTAGAATGTCGCTGGGACTTCCTTTGCTAATAATGTTGATAGTCCCAGCTTGTCCGAGTATAATTTTTGCATAGATGCGGCTAAGTTGGTGTTAGCGATTGGACGTATTGAAGGTCCCAAATTCCCGAAAGATATCCGAAAAGATCCTAACCTAAGGGATCAGAGGTTGATAGATGCATACTATCAAACACATGGCCATCGGACTGAAGATTGACGTCATTTGAGAGATGAAGTAGCTCGGCTATTAAAGCGAGGACACTTGAGAGAATTCTTAAGTGATCAGGCCAAGTTGAATTACGGCAAAATAACGCTGTAAATAAGCTTGTGAAACAAGTTAATCCACAACATGTTATTAATATGATTATCGGAGGTGTAGATGTTGCAAAAACCACCATTGTGGCTTCAAAGAAAATGAAGGTGTTGCTGACTAGAGAGAAGAGATCGAGGGATTACTTGCGGAGTGAGGTGATCACTTTCAATCGTGAAGATGCAGAGAATATTGCCCATCCGCACAATTTTGCGTTGGTAATTTCTGTTAACATTAACAAGTTTCTTGTTAAATGTATTTTGATTGATCCAAGTAGCTCGGCCAATATAATCCAATGGAAGGTATTAGAGCAAATGTCTTTACTCGATCAAATTGTTCCGGCAGTTCGAGTTCTGAATGGTTTCAACATGGCGAGTGAAATGACAAAAGGGGAAATCATCCTGCCAGTTGATGCGGTCGGAAAGGTGCGGATAAAGAAGTTCCATGTCATAGACGGAGTAATGAGATATAACGCTTTATTTGGTAGACCATGGATACATGATATGGAGGTTGTGCCATCAACACTGCACATGACGCTGAAGTTTCCTACTCCGGAAGGGATTAAGGAAATTGGGGTGGATCAACCAGCGGCTGAGGAAATGTTTGCAATTGAGGGAACATTGGGGAAAAAAAGCTAAGAATAAGGAAATATTGGATAAATAGCAATTATAGAAATCGTAGGATATAATTCCGAAAAAGCTAGAAGAAGCATCCTACGAACTTGGAGAAGTTGGAAAGTGAAGTTGAAAATATTACTGAAGAAAAAGCTTTATGTCGAGTTCCCAGATCGTTTGTAGTACCCGATGACTCGGATGAAACGAAGTTGACCATAGAGGAACTCGATAAAGTGGTCTTGTTCATCCAATGGCTCGAAAGAAAGGTATACCTAGCACCGATTTGACTCCGGAGCTCAGGATTAAGTTTATTGAGTTTCTTAAAGCTAATACAGACTGTTTTggatggtcccatttagacatgacatgTATACCATCAGAAATCACAACTCATAAATTGAGCCTGGATCCAAATTTTTGCCGGTAAAGCAGAAGTGGAGGCCCATTGCGGAGGTCAAAAACAGGTTTGTTAAGGAAGAGGTAACCAAGTTATTAAATACTGGTTCGATCCGAGAAGTTGAATATCCTGAATGGTTGGCAAATATGGTCGTAGTGcctaaaaaaggtaataaatttaggaTGTGTAGAGATTTCAAAGATTTAAGTAAAACCTGCCCGAAGGATTCTTTTCCTTTGCCTCACATTGATCGTATGATCGACGCTACGGCAgggcatgagatgttgagttttctaaacgcttactccgggtataaccaaacaAGGATGAATCCTGAGGATCAAGGGAAAACTTCCTTTAATACTAAGTATGGAacatattgttataatgtaatgccattCAGTTTAAAAAATGTCGGGGCAACATATCAACGACTAGCTAATCGTATGTTTGAAAAACAAATATGTAATCTATGGAGGTTTATATGGATGATATGttagttaagtccctggaaacaggagaccatttgaagcatttataGGAAACGTTTGATGTCTTCAGAAGTACAACAAGAAGCTGAATCCGGAGAAATGTCCTTTTGGAGTAGGCTGGGGCAAGTTCTTAGGCTTTCTAGTATCAAGCAGAGGGATTGAAATAAACCCGGATAAAATTAAAGCTATTGAAGAAAAACGCACATTCCAGAAGCCATTGGGGATATGAAGACAGTGCAAAGCCTTACTGAAAGGATAGCTGCCTTAAGTCAATTCATTTCCAGGTCCTCGAAAAAATATCACAAATTCTTTTcacttttgaaaaagaaaaaggactTCGATTGGACTCCGGAATGCCAACAAGCATTGAGAGATCTGAAAAAATACCTTTCTAGTCCGACGTTGCTGCATAAACCAAAAGCAGACGAACAATTGTTCCTATACCTAGCCGTATCAGAGGTTGTTGTAAGTCTTGTACTAGTCCGAGAAGACCAAGGTACGCAATTTTcaatttattatgtaagtagaactctAGCTAGTGCAGAAACTAGGTACCCCCATTTAGAAAAACTAGCATTGGCATTAATAACTTCAGCTAGAAaattaagaccatattttcaatGTCATCCCATTTGTATTGTAACAACCTATCCCTTAAGAAATAAATGCATAAACTTGAATTGTCGGGTACGTTGGCTAAATAGGCTGTTGAAATTAGTGGGTATGATATAGAATACAAGCCCCGAATGACAATAAAATCTAAAGTTTTAGCCAATTTCATGGCAGATTTTACTCCGGGTTGATTCCGGAAGTAGAGAAGGAGCTTGTATTAGCTTCAAGGGCTATAACGGGAGTTTGGACCTTGTTTACGAATGGTGCATCCAACGTAAAAGGGCCTGGACTAGGAATTATGCTTAGAACACCTACGAGTGAAATCATTAGAGAGGCAATATGAACTGTGAAATTAACTaataatgaagccgagtatgaggctatgattgcaggtttggaattgacAAGAAGCCTGGGGGCTGAGTCAATCAAAGCCAAGTGTGATTCACTCTTGGTAATGAATCATGTGAATGGAATCTTCGATGCAAAAGAAGAAAGAATGCAGAAGTATTTAGATAAATCAAGTATTAATGCGTCGGTTCAAGGAATGCAAGATAGAGCATATGACTTGAGAACAAAATGGTGAGGTAGATGCCTTGGCAAATTTAGGTTCATCGGTGGATGCTGAAGGTGTAGGCACCGAGAAAGTGGTTCAACTCTTAAATTTTGCCATAGATAACTGCCACAGAGAGATAAATTCCATAAGCTTGACTTAGGACTGGCGAAACAATTCTGTCGATTACTTGAAGGATGGTAAGCTTCCAATTGATCTGAAGGAGTCAAGAGCACTTTGTACGAAGGTTGCCAGATATTGCATAGTCGACAGTCAATTGTACAGGAGATCATTCTATGGCCCGTTGGTAAGATGTTTGGGCCCTGAAGAAACTGATCATGTAATGAACGAAGTACACGAAGGGCATTGTGGAAATCATTCCGGGACAGAATTATTGGTACGAAAGATAATTAGAGCCTGATATTATTAGTCGACGATGGAGGAAGACGCCAAAACATTCGTCCAAAAGTGTGATGAATTTCAAAGGTATCTCACATAATTCATCAACTGGTAAAATTGTTGCATCCGGTCctttcaccttggcctttcatgaaatggggaatggacattgtgggatcATTGCCAGCGGCTCCCATTCAGGTAAAATTTATTTTgattatgactgattatttctttAAATGGATTGAAGCGGGGACTTTCAAGAAAATGAGAGAAAAAGAGGTCATTGATTTCATTTAGGATCATATCATTTGTCGGGTAGGAATACCGAAAGAGATCACTTGTGATAATAGGCCACAGTTCATTGGTAGAAAAGTCACGGAGTTCTTTGATGGACTTAAATTAAAAGGATTGTGTCtactccgtatcacccgagtgcaaaTGGTCAAGCTAAGTCAACGAACAAAACGATCATTCAGAATCTGAAGAAAAGGTTGGCTTCAGCAAAAGGAAAGTGGAGAGAAACTTTGTAGGAACTGTTATAACAGAACCACACCGAAGACTAGCACTGGAGAAACTCTATTTTCTCTGATATATGGTACAGAAGAGTTAATTCCGATTGAAGTGGGGGAACCTAGTTTGAGGTTCACTCATACCACCGAAGAATCAAATGATGAAGTTATGTCAATGAAATTGGATCTAACAGAAGAACACCGTGAAACAACATTCTTACGACTCGTGGCTCAAAAGCAAAGAATAGAGAATTATTACAATTAGCGAACAAATCTTAGACACTTTCAAGTAGGGGATTTGGTCCTCCGAAAAGTAACTCCAAATACTAAAAATCCTAATGAGGGGAAGTTAGGTCCGAATTGAAAGGGACCCTACAAAGTATCAAGAGTCGCGAGAAAAAGTTCGTACCAATTGGAAAATGAAAACGGGCAAAAGTTGTTGAACAATTGGAATGTCAGTCATCTGAAATGATATTATTGTTGAAAGGAAAGAAAATGACTGAAAGTTCATTGAAATAAATTAGGACGAATCAAGATTGAAAACaagtgttgcactctttttcccttagacCGATTTTTGtcctaaagaaaaaaaaatccggcgaggttttaatgaggcaacaaagGAAAGCGTGTTACTATCAAGAAAAACTTGGGACTGCACGAAAATTGACAGTCTATCATAGCATTTGAATTTTCATACTTCTAACACAAATACTAGGGGAATACCCTCGAATAGAAGTGTTTGGTTTATGGAGTTTAGTTTATTTTTTGCAAGTTTAAGGGGAATGAAAGATCGAAAGAATCTAGCCCCGATGCTAACTTTTTGTAAAGACATAAAGGTCAAATGAGCCTTGTCTGAAATTTCACGAAGTATGAATAAATGTTCATCCGAATTATTTGCTCTGAATGATTGTGTTAAATTCTATTTATTCGAGATTTTTATTAAATGCGTCGAGTCTTCAACTAGGGACCGTCGACGTGAAAAGAGGTCAGAATGAAATTTGAATCTTTCATTTGAAAGGCGTTATACCGTCcagaataaaaaataaatagaatCATGCTCGAAGTAAACAAGAGACGTCTTGTTTACAAGCATAAATAAAGGCCTAATACATTTATTTAAAAACTTGCAGAAATTAATTCTGGATTAAGTTTAAGCGAGAAGATTGCCTTGTAACATAGCAAAAATAAAAAGATCAAAAGGCTGGTAAAAGTCAATCGTAATTAGAAACAAGGAATGTTCATTCATAAAAGACTGAAATGGTCTGGAAAATTACAAAGATAAAAAAACACATGCAAAAGCTAAAATTTAAAATAAGTGAATCACTCGAATTCACCATCTAAGTTTTCGGGGTCAGAGTCATCGAGGTCATCCTCGGGGCTTTCAGCCGCAGACAGTCGTTGGTAGGGTTGAACCTTGAGTTTCTTGGCCTCAGCAATCTTTGCATCCCAATCCCGGAAGACCATTTTGAGTTTGTTCCTAGGCAAACCTACGAACATTCCACTTAGTGTGTTCAATCCTTAGACCGGATAAGGCCTTTTCAGCTGTCAAGTCAGCGCGAGCCTCATCCAGGCTAGTTGAAATTTCTTCGTTCTTCCGAACGGAGGCATCAAGATCAGATTTCAACTAAGCAATGATGCTGACTTGCTGGCGATTCTCGGCTTAGGACTGCTGCAATCTTTGTTAGAAATTTAGAGTAGCATTGGCTAGATCGGCTTTGCATTCTTCATCAATCACGGAGAGCTCATTTTTTAGTCTATCAACCTCAGCGGAGAGAaatatttcattcttttctttgAGAAACAGAACCTCCCCATTGAAATCAAATTCACTTCGAAGGCCCTTGAGGTTATTGAAAAGTTGATTAGCCTCTTTCTCCAAAGTGTTCTTTTCACTCTAAACTCGCTCAAGATCTTCCATGGCGCAGGAATAATTGTTCTTGAACTTGATCAATTCAGCTTTTACTAAGGGAAGCTCTTCTGCAGATTGATTATTTCTTCCTCAAGTTCTTGCCTCAGATGAAGAATCTCTCTTTCTTGGGCATCCAACTAAGCCATCAAATCATCTTTCTCTTCAAGACAAAGGCGTAAACCCTCAGCGGTCAAAATAGAAGACTGCGTAAAAAAGGTCGAATAAAGTAAAGGTGAAAGAAGTACACAAAGGTAAATCGAAGAAATGTAAAAAAGAAACTTACTTTGTTTGATGCATGCATCCCTTCGTTGGTTAGACACTTCCAGGAGACCCCGTTCATCTTCTCTTTATCGAACTTCGATACCAGAGGCTTTAATAGCATGCAACTCCAACTGGTCAACTCAGAAAATTTGTATCTTCAGGGACATAAATAGCTAATGTTTTATGCCGGGTCGGATCCACGCTTAGTGCAAGAAAAATATTCACCAGATTGGCACTAGAAGAAAATTAGCTCTTTGTCGATCTTGAAGACGAGGGAAGTCCCTGTGGAATTTTAAAGTGCTTGAAACCAGAGGTATTCACAAAAGGCTCCGGGTCCCCGGCAGTTCCGGGCTCCTCAAAATATTGATCAAGGTCATCTAGACCAATCGGTGAGGATGGAGCATTTGATGAAATGGCAGTTGGATTAGCTGTCGGATTAGCTACTGGAATAGGAGTTTGCGCAGAAGAGGCTCTTACCCTCTTAAAAGGAATGTCATCATCCGTTTCCTCCTCGTCAATTTCCACAATGTCTGTAGGCCTTTGTGGGGGAGGGGGGGAGAGCCTTAGCTACTTCAGTTGACTTATTGATTGCTGCGGTAGACTCGGAGGGAGCAGTTGCTCTCGGCTTTCTTTTCCTCTTAGGCATCAATGGAGAAGATGATATGGAAGGTGGTGTAGTAGTCCTTTTCTTCGGGACTGCAGCTTGAGAGATTAATAGAGAAGAGGATTCTAGATCTAATTCAGGGTCATCCATAACCCTTGGAATAGAAGATCCCTTCGAAAGACCTGATAAGTGA
Protein-coding sequences here:
- the LOC132618958 gene encoding pectinesterase inhibitor 3-like — its product is MMKTLLVALFLLHLSHFTGANKPISTSSSSSSDIVRTSCVHASYPTVCIRTLSSAGSKAINTPQDLAQAAVKVSLSRAHKASGFLSQLKVESKREKGALSDCIEQMGDSMDELSKTLSELKHLRKGNAFKWQMSNLETWVSAALTNEDTCLDGFKEIDGKVRSDVKRKVTNVARVTSNALYLVNQLDH
- the LOC132619684 gene encoding uncharacterized protein LOC132619684, whose translation is MIIGGVDVAKTTIVASKKMKVLLTREKRSRDYLRSEVITFNREDAENIAHPHNFALVISVNINKFLVKCILIDPSSSANIIQWKVLEQMSLLDQIVPAVRVLNGFNMASEMTKGEIILPVDAVGKVRIKKFHVIDGVMRYNALFGRPWIHDMEVVPSTLHMTLKFPTPEGIKEIGVDQPAAEEMFAIEGTLGKKS